One window of Methanothermobacter tenebrarum genomic DNA carries:
- a CDS encoding dolichyl-diphosphooligosaccharide--protein glycosyltransferase subunit STT3 — protein MDKKLYIIILIIFSAGFFTRLETVELNTVDKSYFTDENGLPYMYEPDSYYNSRLTANILDHGHPGDRIINGKPWDLHSHYPPGGPVDYPPLILWITIIFYKFLNLFTVTDLMEACFWLPAIMGPLAGIPIFFFVRRYAGSLAGLFAGVLVVLAPSYFVRTVPGFYDTDIFIIFFPVLVAFFFSKAIETNRNMPAVLSSLSLAIFSLAWNGWGYIFYIIILSSIPYIILSRIRGGKITGFLKRLTIFIIVSLTIIFLLGRLGYLTIFSTFFRFAVKPLAFNGWPDVHGSISELQAPGFDEFLSAAGPLNMCLGLFGIIIVGSIMLRDELRRIHLPRLTWYPFILILTWLIIGNLAYYMAARFALLAIPPLTICTGLLFGVMGSYLKHSPFKRLKKSRKPLILALVVLLSMISVVQALEIRLPPCIDDDFVLACSWIKNETPQSTVIISEWSYGHPIAAFSQRPVLIDGGRQTLRNYWVDHAFAVNNESLSIGIFRMLSTSGDKPIKLLENKTGSTSLTVKILDDILGVDKEKAGRILEEKYNMDPIFAERLLSYTHPTKKQPFIILTCDNMILAGRWYFYYGGWDFNKSRGHTGIYSIGSSNDTGRIRRYSNNVTLDLDTGGSWENKRPYNTLIRDGNSTRLMAGDKESNFIVIFLLDKNWSIIMDKSFRDSLFVKLVIFKEETRNFKPVYTNNSTIVWVVE, from the coding sequence TTGGATAAAAAATTATACATTATAATCTTGATAATATTCTCCGCGGGCTTTTTCACGCGCCTAGAAACCGTTGAACTCAATACTGTTGATAAATCCTATTTCACTGATGAGAATGGCCTACCATACATGTACGAGCCAGACTCATACTATAATTCTCGTTTAACCGCTAACATATTAGATCATGGGCACCCTGGAGACAGGATCATTAATGGAAAACCCTGGGATTTGCATTCACATTATCCTCCTGGGGGGCCTGTTGATTATCCTCCGCTCATCCTCTGGATTACTATAATATTCTACAAGTTCTTGAACCTTTTCACTGTCACTGATCTTATGGAAGCTTGTTTCTGGTTGCCCGCGATCATGGGACCATTAGCAGGGATTCCAATTTTTTTCTTTGTCAGAAGATATGCTGGTAGCCTGGCAGGTCTTTTCGCTGGAGTACTAGTTGTCCTGGCACCATCATACTTCGTTAGGACTGTGCCAGGATTCTATGACACTGACATTTTCATTATTTTCTTCCCAGTTCTTGTTGCTTTCTTTTTTTCTAAGGCCATAGAAACAAACAGGAATATGCCGGCTGTTTTATCGTCTTTGTCACTTGCTATCTTCTCACTTGCATGGAATGGCTGGGGATACATATTCTATATTATAATCCTATCAAGCATACCATATATCATACTCTCCAGAATCAGAGGAGGGAAGATAACCGGCTTCCTTAAGAGGCTAACAATCTTTATCATAGTCTCCCTCACCATTATATTCCTACTTGGGCGCTTAGGTTATCTTACAATTTTTTCCACTTTTTTTAGGTTCGCAGTTAAGCCGTTAGCCTTTAATGGGTGGCCGGATGTGCACGGATCCATAAGTGAACTGCAGGCTCCTGGTTTTGATGAATTTTTATCAGCAGCCGGCCCCTTGAATATGTGTCTTGGATTATTTGGGATTATAATAGTTGGGAGCATTATGCTAAGGGATGAACTTAGGAGGATTCATCTTCCAAGGCTTACATGGTATCCTTTCATTTTAATCCTAACATGGCTTATAATAGGTAACTTGGCATATTACATGGCTGCACGTTTCGCATTATTAGCCATACCACCCCTTACAATATGCACTGGATTACTCTTTGGGGTTATGGGATCCTACCTTAAACATTCACCATTCAAACGATTAAAAAAGTCTAGGAAACCCCTCATATTGGCCTTAGTGGTCCTGTTGTCTATGATCTCTGTTGTGCAAGCATTAGAGATCCGTCTCCCACCTTGTATTGATGATGATTTTGTACTTGCCTGTTCTTGGATAAAGAATGAAACACCACAATCTACTGTTATCATCAGTGAATGGAGCTACGGACACCCAATAGCAGCCTTCTCCCAAAGGCCAGTGCTCATTGACGGCGGGAGACAAACTCTGAGAAATTATTGGGTTGATCATGCATTCGCGGTTAATAATGAGAGTTTATCCATTGGAATATTCCGCATGTTATCTACAAGTGGTGATAAACCCATAAAGTTGCTTGAAAACAAAACAGGAAGTACCAGCTTAACTGTAAAGATCTTAGATGATATACTGGGCGTTGATAAGGAAAAAGCGGGAAGAATATTGGAAGAAAAATATAATATGGATCCCATATTCGCTGAGAGGCTACTATCATACACGCATCCCACTAAAAAACAACCATTTATCATATTAACATGTGACAATATGATACTCGCTGGGCGATGGTACTTCTATTATGGTGGGTGGGACTTTAACAAATCAAGGGGTCATACCGGTATCTATTCTATTGGCTCATCAAATGATACTGGTAGGATCAGAAGATACTCTAATAATGTCACATTAGACCTGGATACTGGAGGATCATGGGAAAACAAGAGACCATATAATACTCTGATAAGGGATGGGAATTCCACAAGGCTGATGGCCGGTGACAAAGAAAGCAATTTCATTGTAATATTTCTCCTAGATAAGAATTGGAGTATAATAATGGATAAGAGTTTCCGGGATTCGCTTTTTGTAAAACTTGTAATATTCAAAGAGGAGACAAGAAACTTTAAACCGGTCTACACGAACAATTCCACGATAGTATGGGTTGTGGAATGA
- the yjjX gene encoding inosine/xanthosine triphosphatase, with protein MKVKVGSRNPVKIKATKNVLEKIYKKVQVTGVKVDPGVPSQPIGLEQTIRGAINRARRAYKDCDLSIGIESGLLEAPFTLTGYVDLQWCATYNGETVTLGVSAGFEYPPMVIEEVKKGKEVGDIMDKITGIKNLGEKTGAIAILTRGLLNRIENTEQCILMAMIPHLNPKLYKI; from the coding sequence ATGAAGGTCAAAGTCGGGTCGCGAAACCCGGTCAAGATAAAAGCAACAAAGAACGTCCTAGAGAAAATCTACAAGAAAGTCCAGGTCACAGGAGTGAAAGTAGACCCTGGAGTCCCAAGCCAGCCAATAGGATTAGAACAGACAATAAGAGGGGCTATAAACAGGGCCCGGAGGGCATACAAGGACTGCGACTTGAGCATAGGAATAGAATCAGGCCTTCTAGAAGCGCCATTTACACTCACCGGATACGTTGACTTGCAATGGTGCGCAACCTATAATGGCGAAACAGTCACACTGGGGGTCAGCGCAGGATTCGAATACCCGCCAATGGTCATAGAAGAAGTAAAAAAGGGGAAAGAAGTAGGGGACATCATGGATAAGATCACAGGAATAAAAAACCTGGGAGAAAAAACAGGGGCGATAGCCATCCTCACCCGCGGCCTGCTAAACCGGATAGAAAACACGGAGCAGTGCATACTCATGGCCATGATACCCCACCTAAACCCTAAACTCTACAAAATATGA
- a CDS encoding phosphopantetheine adenylyltransferase, producing the protein MRKKYKLAAVGGTFDKFHKGHQTLLKKAFKVAETVAIGVTSDKFAAQKDPIEPCKKRIENLKKYLKKQGYKNFYIEKLEDPYGPTIDEEKFEAIIVSEETQPRAEQINKIRKEKKLPPLDIITISMVKAEDGRPISSTRIRRGEIDKKGKILKVI; encoded by the coding sequence TTGAGAAAAAAATACAAACTAGCAGCAGTAGGGGGTACATTCGACAAATTCCACAAAGGCCACCAAACCCTCCTAAAGAAGGCATTCAAAGTAGCCGAGACCGTGGCCATCGGAGTAACATCAGACAAATTCGCAGCCCAAAAAGACCCAATAGAACCCTGCAAAAAACGTATAGAAAACCTGAAAAAATACCTAAAAAAGCAGGGATACAAAAACTTCTACATAGAAAAACTAGAAGACCCATACGGGCCCACAATAGATGAGGAGAAATTCGAGGCCATAATAGTGAGTGAAGAAACCCAACCCAGGGCAGAGCAAATAAACAAGATCCGAAAAGAGAAAAAACTACCCCCACTGGATATAATAACAATAAGCATGGTGAAAGCAGAAGACGGCCGGCCCATATCATCCACAAGGATAAGAAGAGGGGAAATAGACAAGAAAGGTAAAATACTCAAAGTGATATAG
- a CDS encoding radical SAM protein — MSSLGYHIIYDFLNSREDTWCERFIYPYRGSFESSSLLRDFDIISFTIHYEEDYFKVLEMLHRGGIDPHRGGGRGPLVIAGGPTVTANPLPLADFVDLFVIGEAEPVLDDVVDVFMGLDDPRGGLDEFKEIKGVYVPDNPAERVIVEDMDRACHPVRQIVSESDDPSFEPALGHSFLLGVSRGCVRGCRFCMSGYLYRPKRETSLGRLFNIAERGKKATGLDSISLIGAAASDYSRIDKLCEGLVDMGFRVSMPSLRIESVTENLLDVLAEGGLKTVTLAPESTWEIRKRLNKPITDDKIFKVTRMAVNKGLSVKMYFLVGAPGETLNDLKKLADFIKALSRLGPVKFSINPLVPKPHTPLQWEAFNLDEMKTKMSFLKTKLRGLPVKMGSPRSALIQHVLSTGGPEVSKLIEEAWQGKTTLRDWKLKSRGREPGEELPWSKIDVGLRDDFIMEEHLKMKEDKLTPYCEYDSCYKCLKRTCKS, encoded by the coding sequence ATGTCTTCCCTTGGTTATCATATTATCTATGATTTTTTGAATTCCAGGGAGGATACCTGGTGTGAGAGGTTTATTTACCCGTATCGTGGGAGTTTTGAATCTTCTAGTCTTCTTAGAGATTTCGATATTATAAGTTTTACCATACATTATGAGGAGGATTATTTTAAGGTTCTTGAGATGTTGCATCGGGGTGGTATAGACCCCCATAGGGGTGGGGGGCGTGGACCCCTTGTTATTGCTGGGGGTCCAACCGTAACCGCCAATCCTCTTCCTTTGGCGGATTTCGTCGACCTTTTTGTTATCGGAGAGGCCGAACCCGTCCTAGATGATGTGGTGGATGTTTTCATGGGCTTGGACGACCCCAGGGGGGGCTTGGACGAGTTCAAGGAGATAAAGGGCGTGTATGTGCCTGATAATCCTGCTGAGAGGGTTATAGTTGAGGATATGGACCGTGCCTGTCATCCAGTTCGTCAAATCGTCTCCGAATCTGATGATCCAAGTTTTGAACCAGCCCTTGGCCATTCCTTCCTCCTAGGAGTTTCCAGGGGTTGCGTCCGTGGTTGCAGGTTCTGCATGTCAGGTTACCTTTATCGTCCCAAGCGTGAAACATCCCTTGGTAGATTGTTTAATATTGCAGAGCGTGGCAAAAAAGCCACCGGCCTTGACAGCATATCATTGATAGGCGCAGCCGCATCTGATTACTCAAGGATAGACAAGCTTTGTGAAGGCCTAGTTGATATGGGTTTCAGGGTTAGTATGCCATCACTCCGCATAGAATCCGTAACAGAAAACCTACTGGACGTCCTCGCAGAGGGAGGTCTTAAAACAGTGACCCTAGCCCCCGAGTCCACCTGGGAGATCAGAAAAAGGTTGAACAAGCCCATCACTGACGATAAAATATTCAAGGTTACCAGAATGGCTGTGAATAAAGGCTTATCTGTTAAAATGTATTTTCTGGTTGGAGCCCCAGGAGAGACACTAAATGATCTTAAGAAACTCGCAGATTTTATAAAAGCATTATCTAGGTTAGGGCCTGTTAAATTCAGCATAAACCCCCTTGTACCTAAACCCCACACTCCACTTCAATGGGAGGCCTTCAACCTAGATGAGATGAAAACCAAAATGAGTTTCTTGAAAACAAAACTTAGGGGTTTGCCTGTTAAAATGGGGAGTCCAAGATCCGCCCTTATACAACATGTATTATCTACTGGCGGCCCTGAAGTTTCAAAGTTGATAGAGGAGGCCTGGCAGGGGAAAACAACCCTGAGAGATTGGAAGTTGAAGTCCCGTGGCCGTGAACCTGGAGAAGAGCTACCATGGAGTAAAATAGATGTGGGTCTTAGGGATGATTTTATAATGGAGGAACACCTGAAAATGAAGGAGGATAAACTAACACCCTACTGTGAATACGATTCATGTTATAAGTGTCTTAAGAGGACGTGCAAGAGCTGA